A single window of Syntrophus aciditrophicus SB DNA harbors:
- a CDS encoding helix-turn-helix domain-containing protein, translating to MNTHSESELQAKNLMIDDGFWNIEDLSNYLKVKIKTLYAMTSDIPHYRVGKLIRFKKQEIDTWMENKKVETDVENKNKSISLMEKRQRANFSIDRMIRRAIDQSKDEAYNAATGNQTGSRDPQRR from the coding sequence ATGAATACCCATTCTGAAAGTGAACTCCAAGCAAAGAATCTAATGATTGATGATGGCTTTTGGAATATTGAGGACCTGTCCAACTACCTGAAGGTGAAAATAAAAACCCTCTATGCCATGACTTCAGACATCCCCCATTATAGAGTCGGAAAACTGATTCGATTCAAGAAACAAGAAATCGACACTTGGATGGAAAATAAGAAAGTCGAGACAGATGTTGAAAATAAAAATAAATCAATAAGTTTGATGGAAAAACGACAAAGGGCGAATTTCTCTATTGATAGAATGATCAGAAGGGCAATTGACCAAAGCAAGGATGAAGCTTATAATGCCGCCACGGGAAATCAGACCGGATCAAGGGACCCACAAAGGAGATAA
- a CDS encoding DUF4126 domain-containing protein: MDTLIGMAIGIGLSAACGFRVFVPLLIMNLATSSGQIHLSPEFSWIGSPYATAAFATATLIEILCYYIPWVDHIIDTISTPAAVIAGTVVTASTAIELSPFLKWTLALIAGGGIAGLVQGSTVALRAKSSISTGGAANPLISTLELIGAILTALLAVLVPVLCLILVGFFCFVIFRKVGRLIFGRMKFQQR, translated from the coding sequence ATGGATACTCTGATCGGAATGGCGATCGGCATCGGTTTGAGCGCCGCGTGCGGCTTCAGAGTCTTTGTCCCGTTGCTGATCATGAATCTTGCGACATCGAGTGGACAGATTCACCTGTCGCCTGAATTTTCATGGATTGGAAGCCCTTATGCAACGGCAGCTTTCGCGACGGCAACCCTCATCGAAATTCTCTGTTATTACATACCCTGGGTCGATCACATTATCGATACGATCTCAACGCCAGCCGCAGTGATTGCCGGAACCGTCGTTACAGCGTCAACAGCGATCGAATTGTCTCCTTTTTTAAAGTGGACTCTGGCGCTGATTGCCGGTGGAGGAATAGCTGGACTGGTGCAGGGATCAACGGTCGCGCTTCGGGCAAAATCATCGATCTCCACGGGAGGAGCCGCAAATCCCCTGATTTCCACACTGGAGTTGATCGGCGCCATATTGACAGCCCTGCTCGCTGTCCTTGTTCCTGTTCTCTGCCTGATACTCGTCGGCTTTTTTTGTTTTGTTATCTTCCGGAAAGTCGGCCGCCTGATATTCGGAAGAATGAAATTTCAACAGAGATAA
- a CDS encoding Crp/Fnr family transcriptional regulator, producing the protein MPVIDLLKAIPLFESFNNSELRHLASLLKGQSLDKGEILFHKGDTGSAFFIIANGLIRISVSNKAGDEVTFAHLRGGDFFGEMALLDEQTRSADATALEDSTLYVLDRNDFFPFLFENENAVHSILRALSMRLRRTDDILAETAFLTVSSRLARRLLELAEPSQLSGRESAEYQVRMSQRELGAMPGVTRESINKELKILKDRGIITTSRGNIGIQDMERLKCRTQ; encoded by the coding sequence ATGCCCGTAATAGACTTACTCAAAGCAATACCGCTTTTCGAATCTTTCAATAATTCGGAACTCAGACACCTAGCCAGTTTGCTCAAGGGCCAGTCACTGGACAAGGGAGAGATTCTCTTCCACAAAGGAGATACCGGATCGGCTTTTTTCATCATCGCCAATGGGTTGATAAGAATAAGCGTTTCAAACAAGGCGGGCGATGAAGTAACCTTTGCCCATCTGAGAGGCGGAGACTTTTTCGGAGAAATGGCTCTGCTGGACGAGCAAACCCGCTCAGCCGATGCCACGGCTCTTGAAGACAGCACTCTCTATGTTCTTGATCGGAACGATTTCTTCCCCTTCCTCTTCGAGAATGAAAATGCAGTTCATTCCATTCTTCGCGCTCTTTCGATGCGCCTGCGGAGAACAGACGACATCCTTGCGGAAACAGCTTTTCTCACAGTTTCCTCCCGACTAGCCAGACGCCTTCTCGAACTGGCTGAGCCATCACAACTTTCAGGCAGGGAATCCGCGGAATATCAAGTCCGGATGTCCCAGCGGGAATTGGGCGCAATGCCGGGCGTTACTCGGGAAAGCATCAACAAGGAGCTGAAAATCCTGAAGGATAGAGGGATAATAACGACCTCCAGAGGTAACATCGGCATTCAGGATATGGAACGGTTGAAATGCAGAACTCAATGA
- a CDS encoding transketolase C-terminal domain-containing protein, producing MKTIATGNKAVAEAVKQAQPTVIAAYPITPQTQIIEQIAEYVASGKLKSRFIPVESEHSAMAACIGASVTGVRTFTATSSQGLLYMHEMTNWAAGARLPIVMANVNRAISPGWNIWAEHTDSMQERDTGWLQVYAGSVQEAYDATLMAFRIAEHEDVLLPVMVNLDGFALSHISQPLDPVEIGDFLPPMFLPHAIDTQNPAGYGVLTGPDDYFKFRWDIERSMRDSVKVIESVQEDYARRFGRCYGFTEDYCCDDANVVVISMGTLGKEAEVAIDMLRSEGIRAGSLRLRWLRPFPEINLEGREIVVIDRAYSFGFGGILATSIRSRIKRDLYSVIAGLGGQEVTYEDIADFIRQRRIGEECWFGVNDHA from the coding sequence ATGAAAACGATTGCAACCGGCAACAAGGCAGTAGCTGAAGCTGTCAAACAGGCCCAGCCCACAGTGATCGCCGCCTACCCGATTACCCCGCAGACTCAGATTATTGAGCAGATTGCAGAGTATGTCGCCTCAGGAAAGCTGAAGAGCCGTTTCATCCCCGTGGAAAGCGAACACTCCGCGATGGCGGCGTGCATCGGGGCCAGCGTTACCGGAGTCCGGACGTTCACGGCAACCAGTTCCCAGGGCCTGCTCTACATGCATGAAATGACAAACTGGGCGGCAGGCGCCCGTCTTCCCATTGTCATGGCCAACGTGAACCGGGCCATATCTCCCGGATGGAACATCTGGGCCGAGCATACGGATTCCATGCAGGAGCGGGATACCGGCTGGCTTCAGGTCTATGCGGGCAGCGTGCAGGAGGCCTATGATGCGACACTGATGGCTTTCCGCATTGCCGAGCACGAGGATGTCCTGCTTCCCGTGATGGTCAACCTTGACGGATTCGCTTTAAGCCACATTTCTCAGCCGCTGGACCCGGTCGAGATCGGAGATTTTCTCCCGCCGATGTTCCTTCCCCATGCCATCGATACCCAAAACCCCGCCGGTTATGGGGTGCTGACCGGCCCTGACGATTACTTCAAATTCCGCTGGGACATCGAACGCTCCATGCGGGACTCGGTCAAGGTTATTGAATCCGTGCAGGAAGATTATGCCCGTCGATTCGGCCGGTGCTATGGCTTCACGGAGGATTACTGCTGTGATGACGCGAACGTCGTCGTGATTTCAATGGGAACACTGGGCAAGGAAGCCGAAGTGGCCATCGACATGCTCCGCAGTGAGGGGATTCGAGCCGGCTCTCTGCGCCTGCGCTGGCTGCGTCCGTTCCCGGAAATCAACCTCGAAGGTCGGGAGATCGTCGTGATCGACCGGGCTTACTCTTTCGGCTTCGGAGGCATCCTGGCCACATCCATCCGATCCCGGATAAAAAGGGACCTTTACAGCGTGATCGCCGGTCTCGGGGGACAGGAAGTTACGTATGAAGATATCGCCGATTTCATCCGTCAGCGTCGTATCGGTGAGGAATGCTGGTTCGGGGTGAACGACCATGCTTGA
- a CDS encoding GIY-YIG nuclease family protein — MIKICIGDDILGSGGASSLDEPCKPGRYYVYVHKAQDGTVFYVGKGTGNRAYSKDRQPEWYYYVEKFLNNQYNVEIVKDGISEEDALRIEDVLLANHAATVINLQNMHSPVDSRMMIDYSDAIRDYSESFKLAKKLDKEGKSEEAFENYEKAYSLYAKSISLNNYDLGARRLIPKQRCAPTQLADHFSKSLAKAGRHSHVVAFVERFFADYGEGQTGVELALKKRADKSRMKVSLRTSERP; from the coding sequence ATGATTAAAATTTGTATTGGCGATGATATCCTTGGTAGTGGTGGAGCTAGTTCTCTTGATGAACCATGCAAACCAGGTCGTTACTATGTATATGTTCATAAAGCTCAAGATGGCACAGTTTTTTATGTAGGGAAAGGAACTGGCAATCGAGCATATTCCAAGGACAGGCAGCCGGAATGGTATTACTATGTCGAGAAGTTTTTAAATAACCAGTATAACGTGGAAATTGTTAAAGACGGCATTTCTGAAGAAGACGCTTTGAGAATCGAGGACGTTTTACTCGCCAACCATGCAGCAACAGTCATAAATCTTCAGAATATGCACTCACCGGTAGATTCACGAATGATGATTGACTACAGCGACGCGATACGAGACTATTCTGAGTCGTTTAAACTTGCCAAAAAACTCGACAAGGAAGGCAAGAGTGAAGAAGCGTTCGAAAATTATGAAAAGGCCTACTCTCTTTATGCGAAATCCATTAGCCTTAACAACTACGACCTTGGTGCTCGTAGGCTGATACCAAAACAGCGCTGCGCTCCGACGCAATTAGCCGACCATTTTTCTAAATCTTTAGCAAAGGCAGGACGGCACTCGCATGTCGTAGCTTTTGTAGAACGATTCTTCGCAGATTACGGAGAAGGTCAAACTGGTGTTGAATTGGCATTAAAAAAGCGTGCTGACAAATCGCGGATGAAAGTGTCACTACGAACTTCTGAAAGACCTTGA
- a CDS encoding plasmid replication initiation factor, whose product MKNTKSKKQKRKEVFKADLPNAETDAPACAGQAQAEASVIARGELDLEETKTSMAESVTRHAATPPVTEFQFLLRGIDTLDLGFYVNWGLDWKRRLLSLDKMKQQARKKGGLLVKLPTGRQCIFRANSKGENYRFHLQFEAYNLFVGKAAKPGSTPNVYLSISAKTLWQEGIDKALNWIGEDLESIGKGIISFVKVSRVDLCADFWIPGGLSYDFLRAHKVSRNKKRRLYLDEDEMESYYVASPNSHIKLRIYNKGLEVKKEGTKLWFLDFWKRESSDDIWRMEHEIHRPALKQFGINSLDDLENKQAGVWLYLTSKWFSLRLLDNEKAERRTIHPLWCAVQESFQQNAPVEEVTRICRSTETASLKWLLSHMDGCLSSFAARLGITDREEALTELQNRLAGRNNIKEFEVACIKKAIQLGTLSAGGEQ is encoded by the coding sequence ATGAAGAATACAAAATCAAAAAAACAAAAGCGGAAAGAAGTTTTCAAAGCCGATCTCCCCAATGCTGAAACAGACGCCCCGGCCTGCGCCGGCCAGGCGCAAGCCGAAGCGTCTGTCATAGCTCGTGGTGAACTCGACCTTGAAGAAACTAAAACCAGCATGGCGGAATCTGTAACACGCCATGCTGCAACCCCACCCGTTACAGAATTCCAGTTTCTCCTGCGTGGTATTGACACCCTGGACCTCGGTTTTTATGTGAATTGGGGACTGGATTGGAAAAGACGACTGCTTTCCCTGGACAAAATGAAGCAACAAGCACGCAAGAAAGGAGGATTGCTTGTTAAGTTACCTACCGGGAGGCAATGCATTTTCAGAGCAAACAGTAAGGGAGAAAACTACCGTTTTCACCTTCAGTTCGAAGCTTACAACCTCTTTGTCGGAAAAGCTGCAAAACCTGGCTCAACTCCAAATGTCTATCTTTCCATCAGTGCCAAAACCCTTTGGCAAGAAGGAATTGATAAAGCTTTAAACTGGATCGGCGAAGACCTAGAATCCATAGGGAAGGGAATCATTTCATTTGTCAAGGTCAGCCGTGTAGATTTATGCGCTGATTTCTGGATTCCCGGTGGCCTCTCTTATGATTTCTTGCGTGCTCACAAGGTTAGTCGCAACAAAAAACGTAGACTATACCTGGATGAGGACGAAATGGAATCCTATTATGTGGCAAGTCCAAATTCCCATATTAAGCTGCGCATTTACAATAAAGGTTTGGAGGTTAAAAAGGAAGGAACCAAACTATGGTTCCTTGACTTCTGGAAACGCGAATCAAGTGATGATATCTGGCGGATGGAACATGAAATTCACCGCCCTGCGCTGAAGCAATTCGGAATTAACTCTCTGGATGACCTGGAAAACAAACAAGCAGGTGTATGGCTTTATCTCACTTCAAAATGGTTTTCCCTCCGGCTCTTGGATAATGAAAAAGCTGAGCGGAGAACCATCCACCCTTTGTGGTGCGCTGTCCAGGAAAGCTTTCAGCAAAATGCCCCGGTTGAAGAGGTAACGCGTATTTGTCGATCAACGGAAACCGCATCCCTGAAATGGCTACTTTCCCACATGGATGGTTGTCTTTCTTCTTTTGCTGCCCGCCTGGGAATAACAGACCGAGAAGAAGCCCTTACAGAACTGCAAAACAGGTTGGCTGGACGTAACAATATCAAAGAGTTTGAAGTCGCTTGCATCAAAAAAGCCATTCAGCTTGGAACTCTTTCGGCTGGAGGTGAACAATAA
- a CDS encoding 4Fe-4S binding protein, whose translation MSQGRQRLAMSRPKQGAAGRTGFWRISKPVVDKDKCDSCGICRMYCPDNAIDGNIEIDLEFCKGCGICANECPKKAIEMVRDR comes from the coding sequence ATGAGTCAGGGTCGTCAGCGCCTCGCCATGAGCAGGCCAAAACAGGGAGCTGCAGGCAGGACCGGATTCTGGCGGATTTCAAAACCGGTCGTGGATAAGGACAAATGCGACTCCTGCGGGATCTGCAGGATGTACTGCCCCGATAACGCCATTGACGGGAATATCGAGATTGACCTGGAGTTCTGTAAAGGCTGTGGAATCTGCGCCAACGAATGTCCGAAAAAAGCCATTGAAATGGTGCGGGACAGATGA
- a CDS encoding thiamine pyrophosphate-dependent enzyme, translating to MDIPSEEYLLKCSSSCAGCSDSLTLRYVLKAAGPDTVLIVPACCTSVIQGMYPQTAFNVPVYNIAFGAAAACASGMSNALRALGRKTSVIVYAGDGGTLDIGIQALSGAFERGTDFLYICYDNEAYGNTGMQRSGATPLGARTTTTPSGKMDVKKDIDAIVAAHSPPYMATACPAYPRDLFQKVRKALMFRGPSFLHVLAPCPPGWRFSPEKSVELGKLAVKSCMWVLYEREHGKLSLSSPSRTAMKKPIPLEEYLAPQGRFEGINAETLEALKQNIAESIKRLTAEEAGG from the coding sequence ATGGACATCCCCAGCGAAGAATACCTGCTTAAGTGCTCATCCTCGTGTGCCGGATGCAGCGACTCTCTTACCCTGCGTTACGTGCTCAAGGCAGCGGGACCTGATACGGTCCTGATCGTGCCGGCCTGCTGCACGAGTGTGATTCAGGGCATGTACCCGCAAACGGCATTCAACGTTCCCGTATATAACATCGCTTTCGGGGCCGCCGCTGCCTGCGCTTCCGGCATGTCGAACGCCCTCCGCGCCCTGGGCAGAAAGACCAGCGTGATCGTTTACGCCGGTGACGGCGGCACACTCGATATCGGGATACAGGCTCTTTCCGGCGCCTTTGAAAGAGGCACTGATTTTTTATATATCTGCTACGACAACGAAGCATACGGAAATACCGGCATGCAGCGCTCCGGAGCAACCCCCCTCGGCGCCCGGACAACAACGACCCCCTCAGGAAAAATGGATGTAAAAAAAGACATCGACGCGATTGTCGCGGCCCACAGCCCGCCCTACATGGCAACGGCCTGTCCCGCATACCCCCGGGATCTCTTCCAGAAAGTCCGGAAAGCACTCATGTTCCGGGGCCCATCCTTTCTTCACGTGCTTGCCCCCTGCCCTCCCGGCTGGCGTTTCTCACCGGAAAAGTCCGTTGAATTGGGAAAACTCGCCGTAAAATCCTGCATGTGGGTGCTTTACGAACGCGAGCACGGCAAACTGTCCCTCTCCTCACCTTCCAGAACAGCCATGAAAAAGCCGATTCCTCTCGAAGAATATCTGGCGCCTCAGGGTCGCTTCGAGGGAATTAACGCGGAAACACTTGAAGCTCTCAAGCAGAACATCGCAGAGAGCATAAAAAGGCTGACAGCAGAGGAGGCGGGAGGATGA
- a CDS encoding NYN domain-containing protein, with product MVFVDGENLAIRYKAGLADAPPEKHVDFLQDVYVWSHFANIPYHVHCDVIRKYYYTAVQGDDPKIEDVETQLKNIGIEAPRVFKKKKGRPTKRVDITIATEMLTHAHRGNYDIAILVAGDEDYVPLVKAVQDEGRRVVLWFFEGDPGLSKKLEMAADYFFDISYFLCEPAENVRIYYPW from the coding sequence ATGGTTTTCGTCGACGGTGAGAATCTGGCAATCAGATATAAAGCTGGGTTGGCTGACGCACCGCCAGAAAAACATGTTGATTTCCTTCAAGACGTATATGTTTGGTCTCACTTTGCGAATATTCCTTACCATGTACACTGTGACGTTATTCGGAAATACTACTACACAGCGGTGCAAGGAGATGATCCCAAAATCGAGGACGTTGAGACGCAACTCAAAAATATTGGTATCGAAGCTCCGAGGGTGTTTAAGAAGAAAAAGGGACGCCCCACCAAACGAGTGGATATTACGATAGCTACTGAAATGCTCACTCATGCTCACAGAGGCAACTACGACATTGCTATTTTGGTCGCTGGCGATGAGGATTATGTTCCGCTTGTTAAGGCGGTTCAAGACGAGGGCCGAAGAGTAGTTCTTTGGTTCTTTGAGGGAGATCCTGGGTTGAGTAAGAAACTGGAAATGGCGGCTGACTACTTTTTTGACATCTCATATTTCCTGTGTGAACCAGCAGAAAATGTAAGAATCTATTACCCTTGGTGA
- a CDS encoding DUF2238 domain-containing protein, translating into MLKQNRILILYIIIFFLALILSGIHPKDQLVWFLEVSPAVMALAILAVSFKKFRFSNLVYFLILVHSIVLMIGGHWTYAEVPFFNWLRDIGIFSRNNYDKVGHFMQGFVPVLVAREVIIRKDIVNGGRWTNFFSIAVVLAASACYEFIEWWISLLSGSRGDAFLGTQGYTWDTQSDMFFCLIGAVAAIMTLARIHDRMIRDSQHS; encoded by the coding sequence ATGTTAAAACAAAACCGGATTCTGATCCTTTATATCATCATCTTTTTTCTTGCCCTGATCCTCTCAGGAATCCATCCAAAAGATCAACTGGTCTGGTTCCTGGAGGTCTCGCCGGCGGTGATGGCTCTTGCCATCCTGGCCGTCAGTTTCAAAAAATTCCGTTTCTCGAATCTCGTTTACTTTCTCATTCTTGTCCACTCCATCGTTCTGATGATCGGGGGGCACTGGACATATGCCGAAGTCCCTTTTTTCAACTGGCTAAGGGATATCGGGATATTCTCCCGCAATAATTATGACAAAGTTGGGCATTTCATGCAGGGTTTTGTTCCCGTCCTGGTCGCGAGAGAAGTCATAATCCGGAAGGACATCGTCAATGGCGGGAGATGGACGAACTTTTTTTCCATCGCCGTAGTCCTGGCTGCAAGTGCGTGCTATGAATTTATCGAATGGTGGATTTCCCTTCTGAGTGGAAGCAGGGGCGACGCGTTTCTGGGAACGCAGGGATATACCTGGGACACTCAGTCCGACATGTTTTTCTGCCTGATCGGCGCCGTTGCTGCGATAATGACACTGGCCAGGATTCATGACAGGATGATTCGCGATTCACAGCATTCATGA
- a CDS encoding 2-oxoacid:acceptor oxidoreductase family protein, which yields MLEIRIHSRGGQGGVTGARLLALAAIHDGKYATASVFYGPQRRGAPVMSFVRIDDRPIRIYSRIKEPDMVVILDASVMDMVNVLQGLKQGGRIFINSVEAKDFPGFSTCHADLTGIAQKENIIVAGYTILNTPMLGCLAKMGIISLDSARKSILEMFPDECNVRAAEAGYREMKL from the coding sequence ATGCTTGAGATCCGCATCCACTCCCGGGGCGGCCAGGGTGGGGTGACAGGGGCAAGGCTTCTTGCCCTGGCAGCGATCCATGACGGGAAGTACGCAACGGCCAGCGTCTTCTACGGGCCGCAACGCCGGGGGGCGCCCGTCATGTCCTTCGTCCGGATAGATGATCGCCCGATCAGGATCTACAGTCGCATCAAGGAACCCGATATGGTCGTAATCCTGGATGCGAGCGTGATGGATATGGTCAATGTGCTGCAGGGTTTGAAACAGGGCGGCAGGATATTCATCAACAGCGTTGAAGCAAAAGATTTCCCCGGTTTTTCCACTTGTCACGCAGACCTGACCGGAATCGCGCAGAAGGAAAATATCATCGTTGCCGGCTATACGATTTTGAACACACCCATGCTCGGGTGTCTCGCAAAGATGGGGATTATCTCGCTGGATTCGGCAAGAAAGTCGATTCTGGAGATGTTTCCCGATGAATGCAACGTCAGGGCTGCAGAAGCAGGATATCGAGAGATGAAACTATGA
- a CDS encoding tyrosine-type recombinase/integrase, with the protein MGLYKRGTVWWMSFSHNGEQFRRSTETEDRKLAIRIFDKLKGDIAEGKWFEKLPGDSYKFKDLMDKYMTEYSAVNKAASSYKRDKSIVTQLKSYFGEKYLTELTPAMISDYKVKRRSDGVSSRTINYELITMSHAFNLAIREWGLANENPVSKVKKDRVTNKIERWLTSEEETNLLKESPKWLQDIIIFAIHTGLRQSEILDLKWSQVDMKRRTVTIHEQKNRCIDTLPLNETAMTVLKNRHNPELPLEGYVFPNTLGDRKGNRLLLKAFYVALKKANISNFRFHDLRHTFATRLIRKGADLYTVQKLGRWKTVTMVQRYAHHHTESLRAAIEMMDDVEKPIITNLSQSQKKRSKAPLLKLASN; encoded by the coding sequence ATGGGTCTGTATAAAAGAGGAACGGTCTGGTGGATGAGTTTTTCTCATAATGGAGAGCAATTTCGCCGGTCAACTGAGACGGAAGACAGAAAACTCGCCATAAGGATCTTTGACAAATTGAAAGGGGATATAGCGGAAGGAAAGTGGTTTGAAAAACTGCCAGGGGATAGTTACAAGTTCAAGGATTTGATGGATAAGTATATGACGGAGTATTCTGCCGTAAATAAGGCTGCTTCGTCGTATAAGAGAGATAAAAGCATTGTCACGCAGTTAAAGAGTTATTTTGGAGAGAAGTATTTAACGGAACTTACTCCGGCAATGATATCCGATTACAAAGTCAAACGGAGGTCTGATGGAGTTTCATCCCGAACAATCAACTACGAACTCATCACAATGAGCCATGCCTTCAATTTGGCAATTCGTGAGTGGGGATTAGCAAATGAAAATCCTGTTTCAAAGGTGAAGAAGGATAGGGTAACCAACAAGATCGAAAGATGGTTAACTTCAGAGGAAGAAACAAATCTGCTCAAGGAATCTCCGAAGTGGCTCCAGGATATTATTATATTCGCCATTCATACGGGCTTGCGCCAAAGTGAAATCCTTGATTTGAAATGGTCCCAGGTGGATATGAAACGGCGAACTGTCACCATCCATGAACAGAAAAATCGCTGCATTGACACTCTTCCGCTCAACGAAACAGCCATGACTGTTCTAAAGAACAGGCATAATCCTGAATTACCATTGGAAGGGTATGTTTTCCCAAACACTTTGGGGGACCGCAAAGGGAACAGGCTGTTGCTGAAAGCCTTTTATGTCGCCCTTAAAAAGGCAAATATTAGCAATTTCAGGTTCCATGACCTTCGGCATACGTTTGCCACACGCTTAATCCGTAAGGGTGCCGATTTGTATACTGTTCAAAAATTAGGACGGTGGAAAACTGTAACGATGGTTCAGAGGTATGCTCATCATCACACGGAAAGTTTGAGAGCAGCCATTGAAATGATGGATGATGTAGAAAAACCGATTATCACAAATTTATCACAATCACAAAAAAAGAGGAGTAAAGCTCCCCTTTTAAAACTCGCAAGTAATTGA
- a CDS encoding surface-adhesin E family protein — protein MKTFRIFLLGVFSLFFFSVASRAADWQFFSESPRGDYFYDASGMKTISKNVIRVLVKLDITPEECERWHARFGEKYRDFSHEEELKEINCSTKKARVISVTEYDENGEVIDRVHFGDTSGWDRIAPGTVNHALSKVVCKRQRAGKR, from the coding sequence ATGAAGACTTTCCGTATTTTTCTCCTTGGTGTCTTTTCCCTCTTCTTTTTCAGCGTCGCTAGCCGGGCGGCTGACTGGCAGTTTTTCAGTGAGAGTCCGCGCGGCGATTACTTTTACGACGCCTCAGGCATGAAAACAATATCGAAAAACGTCATAAGGGTTTTGGTTAAGCTGGATATCACTCCGGAAGAATGTGAACGGTGGCATGCCAGATTCGGAGAGAAATATCGTGATTTCAGTCACGAGGAAGAGTTGAAGGAAATCAACTGTTCCACTAAAAAGGCCAGGGTCATTTCCGTTACAGAATACGATGAAAATGGCGAGGTTATCGACAGAGTCCATTTTGGTGACACATCCGGGTGGGACCGCATTGCCCCCGGCACTGTAAATCACGCTTTATCGAAAGTCGTTTGCAAAAGGCAGAGAGCGGGAAAGAGATAG
- a CDS encoding KPN_02809 family neutral zinc metallopeptidase, with protein MRWQNQRRSENVEDRRGVTVKRGIAGAGIGTVILVLLSLYFGIDPSVVLQQVQETGPPPVSQQEQTVRQDPTSQFVSVVLADTETTWHEIFRRSGRTYEEPKLVLFSGAVQSACGFAQAAMGPFYCPGDRKVYIDLSFFEDMKNRFQAPGDFAQAYVIAHEVGHHVQNLLGITDQTQRAMQQMSKVEANQLSVRVELQADCFAGVWGCHADKVRNILESGDLEEALGAASAIGDDRIMKQTRGTIVPDAFTHGTSEQRVRWFKRGFESGDPGQCDAFNAKYL; from the coding sequence ATGCGCTGGCAAAATCAAAGAAGGAGCGAGAATGTTGAGGACAGACGAGGGGTGACCGTCAAACGCGGGATTGCGGGGGCGGGGATCGGTACGGTTATTCTGGTGCTTCTGAGCCTCTACTTCGGCATTGATCCATCGGTCGTCCTGCAACAGGTTCAGGAAACCGGACCTCCGCCCGTGTCTCAGCAGGAGCAGACGGTGCGACAGGATCCCACGAGTCAATTTGTATCCGTCGTCCTTGCCGATACGGAAACGACCTGGCACGAAATATTCCGCCGCAGCGGAAGAACCTATGAGGAGCCGAAGCTGGTTCTTTTTTCCGGGGCTGTTCAATCCGCCTGCGGATTCGCGCAGGCAGCCATGGGACCCTTCTATTGTCCTGGTGATCGCAAGGTTTATATAGACTTGAGCTTTTTCGAAGATATGAAGAACCGCTTTCAGGCACCCGGTGATTTTGCCCAGGCCTATGTGATTGCCCATGAAGTGGGTCATCACGTACAGAACCTCCTGGGTATTACCGATCAGACCCAAAGGGCCATGCAGCAAATGAGCAAGGTGGAGGCCAACCAGCTTTCCGTGCGGGTGGAATTGCAGGCCGACTGTTTTGCCGGTGTCTGGGGCTGCCATGCGGACAAGGTGCGCAACATTCTGGAATCCGGTGATCTGGAAGAGGCCCTGGGGGCCGCAAGCGCCATCGGTGATGACCGGATCATGAAACAGACACGGGGAACAATCGTACCCGATGCCTTCACCCACGGCACGTCGGAACAGAGGGTCCGGTGGTTCAAACGAGGTTTCGAGTCGGGTGATCCCGGCCAGTGCGATGCCTTTAACGCAAAATATTTATAA